In Desertifilum tharense IPPAS B-1220, a genomic segment contains:
- a CDS encoding sterol desaturase family protein — protein MLTRLIYAFVIFLVIFTPLELLFPLHSQKFFRRGWWADFLHFFVTRIFVNLCLAIAIFFLLPVLDQLINPNIQNLIAAQPFVLQLTIAVFVQELGAYFAHRLLHTVPFLWKFHAIHHSSEEIDWLSAARLHPLDQTFTRICGFIPLYILGFTKEILGLYIVVVTFNAIFIHANVRFKFGPLKWIVATPEFHRWHHVNDPAVYTKNLAGTFPVIDLIFGTLYLPKDKSPTQYGIGEPISDQYLSQLIHPFWRNENPQIDR, from the coding sequence GTGTTAACTAGATTAATCTACGCTTTTGTTATTTTTTTGGTCATCTTCACTCCGCTAGAACTCCTGTTTCCCTTGCATTCGCAAAAGTTCTTCCGACGGGGATGGTGGGCGGATTTTCTTCACTTTTTTGTGACGCGGATTTTTGTCAACCTCTGTTTGGCGATCGCTATCTTTTTTCTGCTCCCAGTTTTAGACCAATTAATTAATCCCAATATCCAAAATCTGATTGCCGCTCAACCCTTTGTTTTGCAATTGACAATTGCCGTTTTTGTACAAGAACTTGGTGCTTATTTTGCCCATCGTCTTTTACATACTGTACCTTTTCTATGGAAATTTCACGCCATTCATCACAGTAGCGAAGAAATTGATTGGCTTTCAGCCGCCCGCCTGCATCCTTTAGATCAAACCTTTACTCGAATTTGTGGTTTCATCCCCTTATATATTCTTGGATTTACAAAAGAAATTTTGGGTTTATATATTGTTGTCGTCACCTTTAACGCAATCTTCATTCATGCCAATGTTCGCTTCAAATTTGGTCCGTTAAAGTGGATCGTTGCCACCCCTGAATTTCATCGCTGGCATCATGTTAACGATCCAGCCGTTTATACCAAAAATCTGGCTGGTACCTTTCCCGTCATTGATTTAATCTTCGGGACACTTTATTTACCTAAAGATAAATCCCCTACTCAATATGGAATTGGCGAACCTATATCCGACCAGTATTTATCTCAGTTGATTCATCCTTTTTGGAGAAACGAAAATCCTCAGATCGATCGATAA